The window GGATGAGCTTCCGCTGCGACATAAGTGATTAGAAAAAGTACTTCGCACCGTTGGGGGGGTTGTCAGTTGTATCCAGGATCTCCGCAATCTTATCAGCGATAACCTCGGGGCGGGTCCACAATGAAAAATCAGCCTTGGGCATGGCTTTGCGGTTGGCGGGGGTATCAATGATACTGGGGATGATCAGATTGGCGGTCACCTGATCGCTGCCTTCCTCGGCCAGGGTGAGGGTTAAGTTGTGCACCGCTGCTTTGCTGATGGCATAGGGCCCCGTCTGGGCCAGGCCGCGCTCCCCGGCTAGTGAACCGAAATTGATGATCCGGCCAAAATTCTGGTCCTTGAATATCGGTATAATGGCCTGGCAGGCGTTCAGACAGGTAATAAAGTTAAGGTCAAACATGCATGGCCACGCCTCCGGGTTTATGTCCTCCACCAGCCCATCCCTTGAAAAACCCCCGGCAACATTGATCCAGGCATGACACGTTCCCAGGTAGCGCAGGATCTCGGCCACCATAAAGTTCACCGCCACCCGATCGGCAAGGTCACCGGTCACGAAGCTGCAGCGGTCATCCACCGGCCGCCAGTCCACCTCCGCGCCCCGCAGGCAGCCCACCACGTGCCGGGCCCGCTCCTTCTTGAGATAATCAAGCAACACCGATCCCACCGCTCCATTAGCCCCGGTTATAACCACAATCTGCTCACCCAGCCTCATAGGACCCCCGGCGGGACACTTCCCAACCAGCCGCTCCGCTTAACCTAAGCCGGCTCCCGGTGCACGAGCATAGTGGTCGCTTGATCGGTAGGCAGGATGAGCATTTCACTGACATTCACGTGTGGGGGACGGGTCGCAGCATACAGGACCGCATCGGCGATATCCACCGGCTTGAGCGGAGTCATGCCTTCGTATACCTTCTTGGCCCGTGCCTCATCGCCCCCGAACCGCACGCTGCTGAATTCCGTCTCTACCATGCCGGGATCGATGGAAGTCACCCTGATAGGGCTACCCAACAGGTCCAGCTTCAGCCCCCGGGTAAGGGCCCGCGTAGCGAACTTGGTGGCACAATACACGCTACCACCCGGATACACTTCCTGCCCCGAGATGCTGCCGATATTGATAACATGCCCCGAACCCCGCTCGATCATTCCCGGCAGGCACAACCGGGTCATGGTAATGAGCCCCTTGATGTTGGTATCGATCATGAGATCCACGTCTGCGGGACTCACCACCCATTCGGGATCCAGGCCCTTGACGGTGCCGGCATTGTTAACCAGGATGTCCACCTCCCGCCCGACCGGTGGCAGGGAGGCAAAGGCCTGCTCCACCTCTGCCGCCTGGGAAATATCCACGGCCATGATGAAGGCATGGGTGCCAAAGCGTGCCTGTAGTCCCTGCTGGAGCGCTTCCAGGCGCTCCCGGCGTCTGGCAGCCAGGACCAGGGTGGCACCGGCCTGGGCGAAAGCCTCCGCACAGGCGGCACCGATCCCGCTGGAAGCACCGGTGATAAGAACGGTTTTCTCCTTCAGACTCATCATAGCGCTGGATCACTCCTCTATAGTCAGTGTCAAGTAGACCACCTCCCCCTGCTAGCCTATGCGTCCGCGTTTCAGCAGATACTCCGAAAGGGCCAGGTCGAGGGGTCTGTCAGTTGTAATCAGCAGATAATCGATGTTCTGCTGGCGACAACGGCTGCGGAAGGAATCCAAAAACTGCCGCACCTGCTTCTGATAGGCCTTCTGAATGTGCCAGGGCTCGGTGGTGATCACTTCGCCGGTCTCCAGATCACGAAAACGGGTCCGGGACGAAAAAGCAAACTCGAGCTCCTGAGGGTCCAGGATATGGAATACAATCACCTCGTGTTTCTTGTGCCGGAAATGCTTCAGGCCCATCATGATCTGATCCGGGTCGTCGAATAGATCGGAGATCAGGATGATCAGGCCCCGTTTAACGATGGACTCGGCCAGCTGGTGCAGTATGGGGGCAATGACGGTTTCCGGTCCCGGCTGGATAGCGGACATCCGGCCCAGAATGGCATCCAGGTGGCTGGGCTTGGCCCGCGGTGCCAGATACTGGCGCAGCTGCGAATCGAACAGCGCCAGGCCAATGGCATCCTGCTGTTTGAGCATGAGGTACGCCAGGGCCGCCGCTAACGTCTGAGCATAAGTCAGCTTACTAAGCCCATGCGAGGAAAAGGTCATCGAGCGACTCTGATCCAGCAGAAGATAGCTCTTGAGATTGGTCTCCTCCTCAAACTGCTTGACGTAATACCGATCGGTCTTAGCAAACAGTTTCCAGTCCATACGGCGAATTTCGTCACCGGGACCATAAGCCCGATGTTCCGCAAATTCCACCGAAAAACCGTGATAGGGACTCCGGTGCAGACCAATGATGAATCCCTCCACCACCAGCCGGGCCCGTAAGGATAGATTATCCAGCCGGGAAACGATACTGGGATTCAGGTAAGTGGTGCTCAGATTCGCCATGAAACGGGACGGGGACCTCCCGTGAGACTAAGATCGGCTTTCCACCAGGCGATCGAGGATCTGATCGGTGCTGATCCCTTCCGCCTCGGCGTTGAAGTTGGTGATGATCCGGTGCCGCATGACCGGCTTGACCAGGATGGTAACATCAGCGACATCGGGGGTGGGACGACCATCCATGGCTGCCAGCGCTTTAGCACCCAGAATCAGGTACTGGCTGGCGCGGGGACCGGCTCCCCATTCTACCCACTCCCGGATGAACTCCGGTTGCCTATCCTGACCGGGTCGGGTATGCCGCACCAGGTCCACCGCGTATTCGATGACATTCTCCGCTACCGGCACCTGACGGATGAGCTCCTGAAAGGCAAGAACGTCCGCCCGGTTCACTGCCTTGGAAGGCACCGCCCCCGGTGCCCCGGTGGTGGTCTCTACAATCTGGAGCTCCTCCTCCCGGGAGGGGTACTTAATGCGCAGC of the Candidatus Neomarinimicrobiota bacterium genome contains:
- a CDS encoding SDR family NAD(P)-dependent oxidoreductase; the protein is MMSLKEKTVLITGASSGIGAACAEAFAQAGATLVLAARRRERLEALQQGLQARFGTHAFIMAVDISQAAEVEQAFASLPPVGREVDILVNNAGTVKGLDPEWVVSPADVDLMIDTNIKGLITMTRLCLPGMIERGSGHVINIGSISGQEVYPGGSVYCATKFATRALTRGLKLDLLGSPIRVTSIDPGMVETEFSSVRFGGDEARAKKVYEGMTPLKPVDIADAVLYAATRPPHVNVSEMLILPTDQATTMLVHREPA
- a CDS encoding SDR family NAD(P)-dependent oxidoreductase; this encodes MRLGEQIVVITGANGAVGSVLLDYLKKERARHVVGCLRGAEVDWRPVDDRCSFVTGDLADRVAVNFMVAEILRYLGTCHAWINVAGGFSRDGLVEDINPEAWPCMFDLNFITCLNACQAIIPIFKDQNFGRIINFGSLAGERGLAQTGPYAISKAAVHNLTLTLAEEGSDQVTANLIIPSIIDTPANRKAMPKADFSLWTRPEVIADKIAEILDTTDNPPNGAKYFF
- a CDS encoding DUF58 domain-containing protein encodes the protein MANLSTTYLNPSIVSRLDNLSLRARLVVEGFIIGLHRSPYHGFSVEFAEHRAYGPGDEIRRMDWKLFAKTDRYYVKQFEEETNLKSYLLLDQSRSMTFSSHGLSKLTYAQTLAAALAYLMLKQQDAIGLALFDSQLRQYLAPRAKPSHLDAILGRMSAIQPGPETVIAPILHQLAESIVKRGLIILISDLFDDPDQIMMGLKHFRHKKHEVIVFHILDPQELEFAFSSRTRFRDLETGEVITTEPWHIQKAYQKQVRQFLDSFRSRCRQQNIDYLLITTDRPLDLALSEYLLKRGRIG